A DNA window from Daucus carota subsp. sativus chromosome 3, DH1 v3.0, whole genome shotgun sequence contains the following coding sequences:
- the LOC108214089 gene encoding uncharacterized protein LOC108214089 isoform X2, with translation MGDEAVSGGLCLIVSQHRTDNSSPVLLGASCALFALRLLLEPNLDGKRWSEPRKRILDGGAQLLGLLVWSIRKEVYNRVRLELVDKLESAEREIEELKSRRSEDAKANEKVVSIFATQEQSWFGVRKKLQHQVGALLHELRSLEKNKDEVIRELNVQLQEKELLLQSKENSIKEQLQKNLDLEEKLKEANSVAEELREAAKNVVEEHSTEIWKHKTALIELVSTQRQLEAEMGRAVRQVEAAKQDLDSVLEQKEQSVSMTQKLSMELIRMRKDLEQKDTILSAMLRKSKLDTEEKQMLLKEVKLSKTKRKQAELETERWRTASEAKHERHSLRSMLSKHAKSKLEASLNGMGMPFSTTTTQLGRTRSVETALIEYEQPELQDEQKYSCSSSDVYKPSGTEELDFKQMEGWVRFEAEKYATAFEQRHHKEIDAFAEQMRLKDEKLESCHWRSLSMELELKRLQTHIEGLNLELSHIRQENLQLEALFLNREAELQSLKEASILQLKHPSLRRSNSSSSSQDLSITGDTIWSNVKIVKSRPGDKEYETTLSRVVGTKIESAVPVKDYSKDIILMAPSPAEDFQEEKVVILDPSSIQGAHNNAMVINDDKLASDSQLLSTKNDNNSWKMDLNALGVSFKIKRIKQQLLLFERLTGKVENPEDRGAKDIDHSKTKGVLMLISFLDKQVSRYLSLQGKIDDLCKQMHENEIYASSGSSVIARKREETKKLEHFLEDTFQLQRYIVATGQKSMEIQTKIKTGLLGATEHPEGHADIDMHRFAESLITLFKDVQRGVEVRISKIIGDLEGTLACEGMNHPRK, from the exons ATGGGTGATGAGGCTGTTTCAGGAGGTTTATGTTTGATTGTATCTCAACATAGAACTGATAATTCGAGCCCTGTTCTGTTGGGTGCTTCTTGTGCATTGTTTGCTCTTAGGCTCTTGTTGGAGCCTAATTTAGATGGCAAGAGATGGTCTGAACCAAGAAAAAGAATACTTGATGGGGGTGCTCAGCTTTTGGGATTGCTTGTTTGGAGTATTAGGAAGGAAGTGTATAATAGGGTGAGGTTAGAACTTGTCGATAAACTGGAGAGTGCGGAGAGAGAAATAGAGGAGTTAAAGAGTAGGAGAAGTGAAGATGCAAAGGCCAATGAGAAAGTAGTTAGTATTTTTGCTACACAAGAGCAGAGCTGGTTCGGTGTAAGAAAGAAGCTTCAGCATCAAGTTGGAGCTCTTCTTCATGAATTAAGAAGTCTTGAAAAGAATAAAGATGAAGTTATCAGAGAACTCAATGTACAGTTACAGGAGAAGGAGCTTCTTCTTCAGTCTAAAGAAAATTCAATAAAGGAGCAGCTGCAGAAGAATTTGGATCTTGAAGAAAAACTAAAGGAGGCTAATTCGGTTGCTGAGGAACTGAGAGAGGCTGCAAAAAATGTAGTTGAAGAGCATTCAACCGAGATATGGAAGCACAAAACTGCTTTAATTGAGTTAGTGTCTACCCAGCGCCAGCTTGAAGCTGAGATGGGTCGGGCTGTCAGACAAGTTGAAGCAGCAAAACAAGACCTTGACTCAGTTTTGGAGCAGAAGGAACAATCTGTGTCGATGACTCAAAAACTATCCATGGAACTTATTAGAATGCGCAAGGACTTGGAACAAAAGGATACAATTTTGTCTGCTATGTTAAGGAAATCTAAATTGGATACGGAAGAGAAGCAAATGCTGTTGAAGGAAGTGAAACTATCAAAGACCAAGAGAAAGCAAGCTGAGCTGGAAACAGAAAGGTGGAGGACAGCTTCTGAAGCGAAGCATGAAAGGCATTCATTAAGAAGTATGTTGTCTAAACATGCTAAGTCCAAACTTGAGGCTTCTTTGAATGGAATGGGGATGCCTTTTAGTACAACTACAACTCAATTAGGAAGAACTAGATCGGTAGAAACTGCACTAATTGAGTATGAacaacctgaacttcaagatgAGCAAAAATATTCCTGCTCCTCATCTGATGTATACAAACCCTCTGGAACTGAGGAATTAG ATTTCAAACAAATGGAGGGCTGGGTTCGATTCGAAGCAGAAAAATATGCAACTGCATTTGAGCAAAGGCATCATAAAGAAATAGATGCCTTTGCTGAACAAATGAGACTGAAGGATGAAAAACTAGAAAGTTGTCATTGGCGTTCACTGAGCATGGAACTTGAGTTGAAGCGGCTCCAAACTCATATTGAAGGTCTCAATCTTGAGCTCTCACATATCAGACAAGAAAACCTCCAATTGGAAGCCTTGTTTTTGAACCGAGAAGCAGAATTACAGTCATTGAAAGAGGCATCAATATTGCAATTAAAACATCCGAGTTTAAGGAGATCAAACTCAAGCTCATCTTCACAGGATCTTTCTATAACTGGTGATACAATTTGGTCCAACGTGAAAATTGTTAAGAGCAGGCCTGGAGATAAAGAGTATGAAACAACATTGTCTCGGGTGGTTGGCACTAAGATAGAATCTGCTGTCCCGGTAAAAGACTACTCTAAGGACATCATTCTGATGGCCCCCTCTCCAGCAGAGGACTTTCAAGAAGAGAAAGTTGTGATTTTGGATCCAAGTTCCATTCAAGGAGCCCATAACAATGCAATGGTCATAAATGATGATAAGTTAGCGTCAGATAGCCAACTTTTGAGTACAAAAAATGATAACAATTCATGGAAGATGGATCTTAACGCTCTTGGGGTTTCATTCAAAATCAAGAGAATAAAACAGCAATTGCTCCTGTTCGAGAGACTGACAGGAAAGGTTGAAAATCCTGAAGACAGGGGAGCCAAGGATATTGATCACTCGAAGACAAAGGGAGTCCTTATGTTGATTTCATTTCTAGATAAACAAGTCAGCCGATATCTGTCTCTCCAAGGAAAGATTGATGATCTCTGCAAGCAAATG CATGAGAATGAGATTTACGCGAGCAGTGGAAGTAGTGTCATTGCAAGAAAAAGGGAAGAAACCAAGAAGCTAGAACACTTCCTAGAGGACACATTTCAGCTGCAGAGATACATTGTTGCCACCGGACAGAAATCGATGGAAATACAAACCAAGATCAAAACTGGACTATTAGGGGCTACAGAGCATCCTGAGGGGCATGCAGACATCGACATGCACCGGTTTGCAGAGAGCCTAATTACCCTGTTTAAGGATGTTCAGAGAGGAGTTGAAGTAAGAATCTCAAAAATAATAGGAGATCTTGAGGGGACCTTGGCATGTGAAGGTATGAATCATCCAAGAAAGTAG
- the LOC108214089 gene encoding uncharacterized protein LOC108214089 isoform X1: MGDEAVSGGLCLIVSQHRTDNSSPVLLGASCALFALRLLLEPNLDGKRWSEPRKRILDGGAQLLGLLVWSIRKEVYNRVRLELVDKLESAEREIEELKSRRSEDAKANEKVVSIFATQEQSWFGVRKKLQHQVGALLHELRSLEKNKDEVIRELNVQLQEKELLLQSKENSIKEQLQKNLDLEEKLKEANSVAEELREAAKNVVEEHSTEIWKHKTALIELVSTQRQLEAEMGRAVRQVEAAKQDLDSVLEQKEQSVSMTQKLSMELIRMRKDLEQKDTILSAMLRKSKLDTEEKQMLLKEVKLSKTKRKQAELETERWRTASEAKHERHSLRSMLSKHAKSKLEASLNGMGMPFSTTTTQLGRTRSVETALIEYEQPELQDEQKYSCSSSDVYKPSGTEELADFKQMEGWVRFEAEKYATAFEQRHHKEIDAFAEQMRLKDEKLESCHWRSLSMELELKRLQTHIEGLNLELSHIRQENLQLEALFLNREAELQSLKEASILQLKHPSLRRSNSSSSSQDLSITGDTIWSNVKIVKSRPGDKEYETTLSRVVGTKIESAVPVKDYSKDIILMAPSPAEDFQEEKVVILDPSSIQGAHNNAMVINDDKLASDSQLLSTKNDNNSWKMDLNALGVSFKIKRIKQQLLLFERLTGKVENPEDRGAKDIDHSKTKGVLMLISFLDKQVSRYLSLQGKIDDLCKQMHENEIYASSGSSVIARKREETKKLEHFLEDTFQLQRYIVATGQKSMEIQTKIKTGLLGATEHPEGHADIDMHRFAESLITLFKDVQRGVEVRISKIIGDLEGTLACEGMNHPRK; the protein is encoded by the exons ATGGGTGATGAGGCTGTTTCAGGAGGTTTATGTTTGATTGTATCTCAACATAGAACTGATAATTCGAGCCCTGTTCTGTTGGGTGCTTCTTGTGCATTGTTTGCTCTTAGGCTCTTGTTGGAGCCTAATTTAGATGGCAAGAGATGGTCTGAACCAAGAAAAAGAATACTTGATGGGGGTGCTCAGCTTTTGGGATTGCTTGTTTGGAGTATTAGGAAGGAAGTGTATAATAGGGTGAGGTTAGAACTTGTCGATAAACTGGAGAGTGCGGAGAGAGAAATAGAGGAGTTAAAGAGTAGGAGAAGTGAAGATGCAAAGGCCAATGAGAAAGTAGTTAGTATTTTTGCTACACAAGAGCAGAGCTGGTTCGGTGTAAGAAAGAAGCTTCAGCATCAAGTTGGAGCTCTTCTTCATGAATTAAGAAGTCTTGAAAAGAATAAAGATGAAGTTATCAGAGAACTCAATGTACAGTTACAGGAGAAGGAGCTTCTTCTTCAGTCTAAAGAAAATTCAATAAAGGAGCAGCTGCAGAAGAATTTGGATCTTGAAGAAAAACTAAAGGAGGCTAATTCGGTTGCTGAGGAACTGAGAGAGGCTGCAAAAAATGTAGTTGAAGAGCATTCAACCGAGATATGGAAGCACAAAACTGCTTTAATTGAGTTAGTGTCTACCCAGCGCCAGCTTGAAGCTGAGATGGGTCGGGCTGTCAGACAAGTTGAAGCAGCAAAACAAGACCTTGACTCAGTTTTGGAGCAGAAGGAACAATCTGTGTCGATGACTCAAAAACTATCCATGGAACTTATTAGAATGCGCAAGGACTTGGAACAAAAGGATACAATTTTGTCTGCTATGTTAAGGAAATCTAAATTGGATACGGAAGAGAAGCAAATGCTGTTGAAGGAAGTGAAACTATCAAAGACCAAGAGAAAGCAAGCTGAGCTGGAAACAGAAAGGTGGAGGACAGCTTCTGAAGCGAAGCATGAAAGGCATTCATTAAGAAGTATGTTGTCTAAACATGCTAAGTCCAAACTTGAGGCTTCTTTGAATGGAATGGGGATGCCTTTTAGTACAACTACAACTCAATTAGGAAGAACTAGATCGGTAGAAACTGCACTAATTGAGTATGAacaacctgaacttcaagatgAGCAAAAATATTCCTGCTCCTCATCTGATGTATACAAACCCTCTGGAACTGAGGAATTAG CAGATTTCAAACAAATGGAGGGCTGGGTTCGATTCGAAGCAGAAAAATATGCAACTGCATTTGAGCAAAGGCATCATAAAGAAATAGATGCCTTTGCTGAACAAATGAGACTGAAGGATGAAAAACTAGAAAGTTGTCATTGGCGTTCACTGAGCATGGAACTTGAGTTGAAGCGGCTCCAAACTCATATTGAAGGTCTCAATCTTGAGCTCTCACATATCAGACAAGAAAACCTCCAATTGGAAGCCTTGTTTTTGAACCGAGAAGCAGAATTACAGTCATTGAAAGAGGCATCAATATTGCAATTAAAACATCCGAGTTTAAGGAGATCAAACTCAAGCTCATCTTCACAGGATCTTTCTATAACTGGTGATACAATTTGGTCCAACGTGAAAATTGTTAAGAGCAGGCCTGGAGATAAAGAGTATGAAACAACATTGTCTCGGGTGGTTGGCACTAAGATAGAATCTGCTGTCCCGGTAAAAGACTACTCTAAGGACATCATTCTGATGGCCCCCTCTCCAGCAGAGGACTTTCAAGAAGAGAAAGTTGTGATTTTGGATCCAAGTTCCATTCAAGGAGCCCATAACAATGCAATGGTCATAAATGATGATAAGTTAGCGTCAGATAGCCAACTTTTGAGTACAAAAAATGATAACAATTCATGGAAGATGGATCTTAACGCTCTTGGGGTTTCATTCAAAATCAAGAGAATAAAACAGCAATTGCTCCTGTTCGAGAGACTGACAGGAAAGGTTGAAAATCCTGAAGACAGGGGAGCCAAGGATATTGATCACTCGAAGACAAAGGGAGTCCTTATGTTGATTTCATTTCTAGATAAACAAGTCAGCCGATATCTGTCTCTCCAAGGAAAGATTGATGATCTCTGCAAGCAAATG CATGAGAATGAGATTTACGCGAGCAGTGGAAGTAGTGTCATTGCAAGAAAAAGGGAAGAAACCAAGAAGCTAGAACACTTCCTAGAGGACACATTTCAGCTGCAGAGATACATTGTTGCCACCGGACAGAAATCGATGGAAATACAAACCAAGATCAAAACTGGACTATTAGGGGCTACAGAGCATCCTGAGGGGCATGCAGACATCGACATGCACCGGTTTGCAGAGAGCCTAATTACCCTGTTTAAGGATGTTCAGAGAGGAGTTGAAGTAAGAATCTCAAAAATAATAGGAGATCTTGAGGGGACCTTGGCATGTGAAGGTATGAATCATCCAAGAAAGTAG
- the LOC108214092 gene encoding phytolongin Phyl2.2: protein MGSNLDPDMIYYACIAKETTILAEFNSKDADLGSVALKCLEKAPELHSDFYHSVHNRTYMFIFERPYTYFAIFDENLDRPSCFLFLNSVADSFNLILDRNPVKRLTPISSHCFQGDFSPVFHQLLEPHSDLDVVPPSAGKTGADDGSVRNGSTPLLGGSAKKRFLGHFTGANKNKKKSGGAPKESKVDVSCEHHDFLGGSFGSHNKNGLFDDDKAKRVWRKHVWMVLSLDFILCVMLFIIWLCICRGFECLA from the coding sequence ATGGGGAGCAACCTGGATCCAGATATGATATATTATGCCTGCATTGCTAAAGAAACCACGATTCTCGCGGAATTTAATTCAAAGGATGCTGATCTTGGCTCTGTAGCCCTCAAGTGTCTTGAAAAAGCCCCTGAATTGCACTCTGATTTCTATCATTCTGTCCACAACAGGACCTATATGTTCATATTCGAAAGGCCTTATACGTACTTTGCTATATTTGATGAAAATCTCGACAGGCCATCGTgttttttgtttctgaatagTGTAGCGGATTCATTTAATCTCATTCTTGATCGAAATCCTGTGAAACGTTTGACACCTATCAGCTCTCATTGTTTCCAGGGGGACTTTAGTCCTGTTTTTCATCAATTGTTGGAACCGCATTcagatttggatgtggttccacCGAGTGCTGGTAAAACAGGTGCTGATGATGGGTCGGTGAGAAATGGATCGACTCCTCTGTTAGGAGGATCCGCGAAGAAGAGATTTTTGGGGCATTTTACAGGtgccaacaaaaataaaaagaagagtGGTGGCGCGCCAAAGGAAAGTAAGGTGGATGTGTCGTGTGAGCATCATGATTTTCTTGGTGGTAGTTTCGGTAGTCACAATAAGAATGGCCTATTTGATGACGATAAGGCGAAGAGGGTGTGGAGAAAACATGTTTGGATGGTGTTGTCACTGGATTTCATTTTGTGTGTTATGTTGTTCATCATTTGGCTGTGCATCTGCAGAGGCTTCGAATGCCTTGCTTGA
- the LOC108214090 gene encoding soluble starch synthase 1, chloroplastic/amyloplastic — MESLSASSILYWRSSLNVAAADHSGLSLSSVRPLIFKQRKKCTGGFIRPLSLSVVSASVGSQDGSNSAVEDDKKGLFLGPQRDSSGSVVGFHLMPHSDSADKEQVSADIEGGEKLSTRVTYNIVFVSSEAAPYSKTGGLGDVCGSLPIALAERGHRVMVVTPRYQHGGPSDKRYASATDTECRAKVFCSGGVQEVAFYHEYRSGVDWVFVDHPSYHRPGTPYGDVYGAFGDNQFRFTLLCHAACEAPLVLPLGGFTYGENCLFLANDWHAGLVPVLLAAKYRPHGVYKDARSILVIHNLAHQGVEPAATYSNLGLPPEWYGALGWVFPTWARTHALDTGEAVNVLKGAIVTSDRILTVSEGYSWEIRTPEGGYGLQELLDSRKVVVNGITNGIDETEWNPSNDENIPSHYSIEDLSGKVQCKVALQKELGLPVRPDCPLIGFIGRLDYQKGIDIILSATPELLQDDIQFVMLGSGEKQYEEWMRAAESSFKEKFRGWVGFNVPISHRITAGCDILLMPSRFEPCGLNQLYAMRYGTVPVVHATGGLRDTVQTFNPYALDGRGEGTGWAFTPLTRESMIAALRTAVATYRDHKDSWDGLVKRGMERNSSWDNAAVKYEQVFEWVFLDPPYVG, encoded by the exons ATGGAGAGTTTGAGTGCATCTTCAATTTTGTATTGGAGATCATCTCTGAATGTAGCTGCTGCTGATCATTCTGGTTTGAGTTTGAGCTCAGTTAGGCCTTTGATTTTCAAACAGAGAAAGAAATGCACTGGTGGGTTTATTAGGCCTTTGAGTTTGAGTGTGGTGAGTGCTTCTGTTGGGTCTCAAGATGGGTCTAATTCTGCTGTTGAAGATGATAAGAAGGGCTTGTTTCTTGGGCCACAGAGGGATTCTTCTGGGTCTGTTGTGGGCTTTCATTTGATGCCTCATTCTGACT CTGCGGACAAGGAGCAAGTGTCAGCTGACATTGAAGGAGGAGAAAAATTGTCCACCAGGGtaacttataatattgtatttgtTAGTTCCGAAGCAGCACCATATTCAAAGACAGGAGGCTTAGGGGATGTTTGTGGTTCTTTGCCTATAGCATTAGCTGAACGAGGACACCGTGTAATGGTTGTGACTCCTAGATATCAGCATGGCGGACCTTCAGATAAAAGATATGCTTCAGCAACTGATACTGAATGCCGAGCAAAGGTTTTTTGTTCAGGAGGCGTCCAGGAAGTTGCTTTTTATCATGAGTACAGATCAGGCGTTGATTGG gtcTTTGTCGACCACCCGTCTTACCACCGACCTGGAACCCCATACGGTGATGTTTATGGTGCTTTTGGTGATAACCAG TTCCGGTTCACTTTACTTTGTCACGCAGCATGTGAGGCTCCCTTGGTGCTTCCCTTGGGCGGGTTCACCTATGGCGAAAATTGTTTGTTCCTTGCTAATGATTGGCATGCAGGACTTGTACCCGT GCTATTGGCAGCAAAGTATCGTCCACATGGAGTCTACAAAGATGCTCGTAGTATTCTTGTAATACATAATCTTGCACACCAG GGGGTGGAGCCTGCCGCAACTTACAGTAATTTGGGACTCCCTCCTGAGTGGTATGGAGCACTGGGATGGGTATTTCCCACATGGGCAAGGACTCATGCACTTGACACAGGGGAAGCTGTCAATGTTTTGAAAGGTGCTATCGTAACCTCGGATCGGATATTAACAGTTAGTGAG GGATACTCGTGGGAGATAAGAACTCCTGAAGGTGGATATGGTCTACAAGAGCTCTTGGATAGTCGAAAGGTAGTTGTCAATG GTATCACAAATGGCATTGATGAAACTGAATGGAACCCATCTAATGATGAGAATATTCCTTCACATTATTCCATTGAAGATCTCTCTGGCAAG gTTCAATGCAAGGTGGCGTTGCAAAAGGAATTGGGTCTTCCAGTTAGGCCTGATTGTCCATTG ATTGGATTTATTGGTAGACTGGACTACCAGAAAGGTATTGATATAATACTGTCGGCAACTCCTGAGCTATTACAGGATGATATCCAATTC gtAATGCTCGGATCTGGCGAGAAACAATATGAAGAATGGATGAGAGCTGCTGAGTCATCGTTCAAAGAAAAATTTAGGGGATGGGTTGGATTCAATGTTCCCATTTCTCATCGTATAACAGCAGG CTGTGATATACTATTGATGCCATCAAGATTTGAGCCATGTGGTTTAAATCAGTTGTACGCAATGAGATATGGCACTGTCCCAGTAGTACATGCCACTGGAGGACTTAGA GACACAGTGCAGACTTTCAATCCTTATGCTCTAGATGGAAGAGGTGAAGGCACTGG GTGGGCATTTACTCCGCTCACAAGGGAAAGTATGATAGCG GCATTGAGAACTGCCGTTGCAACTTACAGAGATCACAAAGATTCATGGGACGGTCTGGTGAAAAGAGGAATGGAGCGTAATTCCTCATGGGACAATGCTGCTGTAAAATATGAGCAAGTTTTTGAGTGGGTATTCTTGGATCCTCCTTATGTTGGGTGA